In Microcaecilia unicolor chromosome 1, aMicUni1.1, whole genome shotgun sequence, the following are encoded in one genomic region:
- the LOC115463691 gene encoding zinc finger protein OZF-like — protein sequence MKDNYETLISLGYGRISPDILSRIKQEEDPPESRERKVTHSDTGYDGKSLDILSRIKQEEETYVQDPQETREREVTNSDAVNEAIQKLKQEQNHEETPVEMEQIPGQSKNVCENIFQGIERRHTRNHQQELEKKQRDPAGETPCGITESERSDGELINIPEHQRHLRTKSPFQDSNSDPEPSKLPQDERTENESFQCDSCGTIFNMNDHFLLDKRTDSRERSFSCSQCEKSFRQKINLKLNQRIHAEFKPFSCNENSKGFCHQESLITHQKTHTGNMKHIGKKHFTCTECNKSFTNSSYLKVHQIIHSGRTPFTYTKGGKSFSLSSILKRNQVIHSGQKPFFCSESSKGFSEASQLKRHQMIHSGKKPFTCTECNKSFSSSSYLKTHQMIHSGKKPFTCTECNKSFSSSSYLKAHQMIHSSKNPITCTECNKSFTSS from the exons GCTATGACGGGAAAAGTCTTGATATATTATCAAGGATTAAACAAGAAGAAGAGACATATGTCCAGGATCCCCAGGagacaagagagagagaagttaCTAACTCAGACGCAG TTAATGAGGCTATACAGAAGCTCAAGCAAGAGCAAAATCACGAAGAAACTCCTGTCGAAATGGAACAAATACCAGGACAGTCAAAAAATGTCTGTGAGAATATTTTCCAAGGGATCGAGAGGAGACACACAAGGAATCATCAGCAGGAGTTGGAGAAGAAGCAGAGAGACCCTGCCGGAGAAACACCTTGTGGAATTACTGAGAGTGAGAGAAGTGACGGGGAACTCATAAACATTCCTGAGCACCAGAGACACTTGAGAACAAAGAGTCCCTTCCAAGATAGTAACAGTGATCCAGAACCTTCTAAACTCCCCCAAGATGAGAGGACAGAGAACGAATCCTTTCAGTGTGACAGCTGTGGAACAATCTTCAATATGAATGATCATTTCTTATTGGATAAGAGAACTGACAGTAGGGAGAGATCTTTTTCATGTTCTCAGTGTGAAAAGAGTTTCAGACAGAAGATAAATTTGAAATTAAACCAGAGAATTCATGCTGAATTTAAACCATTTTCATGTAATGAAAATAGCAAAGGTTTTTGTCATCAGGAATCATTAATTACACACCAAAAGACACATACTGGAAACATGAAGCACATAGGAAAGAAAcattttacatgtactgagtgtaataagagTTTCACTAATTCATCGTATCTGAAAGTGCACCAGATCATCCATAGCGGAAGGACACCCTTTACATATACCAAGGGTGGTAAAAGTTTTAGTTTATCCTCAATTCTGAAAAGGAACCAAGTAATCCACAGTGGACAGAAACCTTTTTTTTGTAGTGAGAGTAGTAAAGGTTTCAGTGAGGCTTCACAGCTGAAGaggcatcaaatgatccacagtggaaagaaaccttttacatgcactgaatgtaataaaagtttctcttCTTCATCatacctgaaaactcatcaaatgatccacagtggaaagaaaccttttacatgtactgagtgtaataaaagtttctcttCTTCATCATACCTGAAagctcatcaaatgatccacagtagCAAGAATCCtattacatgcactgagtgtaataaaagtttcacttcttca